Proteins found in one Miscanthus floridulus cultivar M001 chromosome 4, ASM1932011v1, whole genome shotgun sequence genomic segment:
- the LOC136548901 gene encoding early nodulin-like protein 19, with product MSWLLVVAVLAGFALGPSAGTDHIVGANHGWNPNINYSLWSGNQTFYVGDLISFRYQKGTHNVFEVNETGYDNCTMAGVAGNWTSGKDFIPFPEARRYYFICGNGFCLQGMKVAITVHPLPHNATSKGSNSRGSTGAQEEAATAALGARSAAWLATLAVAGAAVAAFS from the exons ATGTCGTGGCTCCTGGTCGTCGCGGTGCTTGCCGGCTTCGCGCTTGGTCCCTCCGCCGGCACGGACCACATCGTTGGCGCCAACCATGGGTGGAACCCCAACATCAACTACTCCCTCTGGTCCGGCAACCAGACCTTCTACGTCGGCGACCTCATCT CGTTCCGGTACCAGAAGGGGACGCACAACGTGTTCGAGGTGAACGAGACGGGGTACGACAACTGCACCATGGCCGGGGTCGCCGGCAACTGGACCTCCGGCAAAGACTTCATCCCGTTCCCCGAGGCCCGACGCTACTACTTCATCTGCGGCAACGGCTTCTGCCTGCAAGGCATGAAGGTTGCCATCACCGTCCACCCGCTCCCGCACAACGCCACCTCCAAGGGCTCCAACAGCCGTGGGAGCACCGGCGCACAGGAAGAGGCCGCCACGGCGGCGCTTGGGGCCAGGAGCGCCGCGTGGCTGGCGACGCTCGCAGTCGCCGGAGCTGCAGTGGCTGCTTTCTCCTAG
- the LOC136550122 gene encoding probable protein phosphatase 2C 70 isoform X1, with product MGVYLSTPKTDKLSADGENSRLRFGLSSMQGWRTTMEDAHAALPDLDDCTSFFGVYDGHGGKGVSKFCARHLHKQVLRNDANSSGDLAASVHKAFLRMDEMMKGQRGWRELTELGDKGNKISGMLEGIIWPPKGGDSDKIEEDWDTEEGPNSSFPGPTSGSTACVAVIRNDQLIVANAGDSRCVISRKGQAYNLSTDHKPNLEEEKERILGAGGFIVAGRVNASLNLSRAIGDMELKQNELLPAERQIVTAEPELKTVQLSEDDEFIVLACDGIWDCMSSQEVVDFVHKQLKTEDKLSSVCEKLLNRCVAPTSGGEGCDNMTVIVVQFKKPASAVATSSTEQSAATAEEMRPNELDGPPCCGALTGG from the exons ATGGGGGTATACCTCAGCACGCCCAAGACGGACAAGCTCTCCGCCGATGGCGAGAACAGCCGCCTCCGGTTCGGCCTCTCCTCCATGCAGGGGTGGCGGACCACCATGGAGGACGCG CATGCTGCGTTGCCAGACCTTGATGACTGCACATCCTTTTTTGGTGTTTATGATGGCCATGGTG GAAAAGGCGTATCGAAATTCTGTGCGAGGCATTTGCATAAACAAGTGCTTAGAAATGATGCAAATTCATCCGGTGATTTGGCAGCTTCTGTCCATAAAGCTTTCTTAAG AATGGATGAGATGATGAAAGGGCAGAGGGGTTGGAGAGAACTAACTGAGCTGGGAGATAAGGGAAACAAGATCTCAGGTATGCTAGAGGGCATAATATGGCCTCCCAAGGGTGGTGATTCAGATAAGATAGAAGAAGATTGGGATACTGAGGAG GGTCCAAATTCGAGTTTTCCTGGACCAACATCTGGAAGCACAGCTTGTGTGGCTGTCATAAGAAATGATCAGCTAATTGTTGCAAATGCTGGGGATTCCCGCTGTGTTATCTCACGGAAGGGTCAG GCTTACAATTTGTCAACAGATCACAAACCAAATCTTgaggaagagaaagagaggatTTTGGGTGCTGGTGGATTTATTGTTGCCGGGCGGGTCAATGCAAGTTTGAACTTATCTAGGGCAATAG GTGACATGGAACTGAAGCAAAATGAACTTCTGCCGGCCGAGAGGCAGATCGTGACAGCTGAACCCGAATTGAAAACA GTCCAGCTCTCAGAGGATGATGAATTCATTGTTTTAGCTTGTGATGGAATTTG GGATTGCATGTCAAGTCAAGAAGTAGTTGATTTTGTACATAAACAGCTAAAGACT GAGGATAAGCTATCCAGTGTGTGTGAGAAGTTGCTCAACCGCTGTGTGGCACCTACATCTGGTGGCGAAGGATGTGATAACATGACCGTTATCGTGGTTCAGTTCAAGAAACCAGCTTCAGCTGTCGCTACTTCTAGCACCGAGCAGTCTGCTGCCACCGCAGAAGAGATGCGGCCCAA CGAGCTCGATGGCCCA CCGTGCTGTGGAGCTCTAACCGGTGGATGA
- the LOC136550122 gene encoding probable protein phosphatase 2C 70 isoform X4, whose translation MKFIGKGVSKFCARHLHKQVLRNDANSSGDLAASVHKAFLRMDEMMKGQRGWRELTELGDKGNKISGMLEGIIWPPKGGDSDKIEEDWDTEEGPNSSFPGPTSGSTACVAVIRNDQLIVANAGDSRCVISRKGQAYNLSTDHKPNLEEEKERILGAGGFIVAGRVNASLNLSRAIGDMELKQNELLPAERQIVTAEPELKTVQLSEDDEFIVLACDGIWDCMSSQEVVDFVHKQLKTEDKLSSVCEKLLNRCVAPTSGGEGCDNMTVIVVQFKKPASAVATSSTEQSAATAEEMRPNELDGPPCCGALTGG comes from the exons ATGAAGTTCATTG GAAAAGGCGTATCGAAATTCTGTGCGAGGCATTTGCATAAACAAGTGCTTAGAAATGATGCAAATTCATCCGGTGATTTGGCAGCTTCTGTCCATAAAGCTTTCTTAAG AATGGATGAGATGATGAAAGGGCAGAGGGGTTGGAGAGAACTAACTGAGCTGGGAGATAAGGGAAACAAGATCTCAGGTATGCTAGAGGGCATAATATGGCCTCCCAAGGGTGGTGATTCAGATAAGATAGAAGAAGATTGGGATACTGAGGAG GGTCCAAATTCGAGTTTTCCTGGACCAACATCTGGAAGCACAGCTTGTGTGGCTGTCATAAGAAATGATCAGCTAATTGTTGCAAATGCTGGGGATTCCCGCTGTGTTATCTCACGGAAGGGTCAG GCTTACAATTTGTCAACAGATCACAAACCAAATCTTgaggaagagaaagagaggatTTTGGGTGCTGGTGGATTTATTGTTGCCGGGCGGGTCAATGCAAGTTTGAACTTATCTAGGGCAATAG GTGACATGGAACTGAAGCAAAATGAACTTCTGCCGGCCGAGAGGCAGATCGTGACAGCTGAACCCGAATTGAAAACA GTCCAGCTCTCAGAGGATGATGAATTCATTGTTTTAGCTTGTGATGGAATTTG GGATTGCATGTCAAGTCAAGAAGTAGTTGATTTTGTACATAAACAGCTAAAGACT GAGGATAAGCTATCCAGTGTGTGTGAGAAGTTGCTCAACCGCTGTGTGGCACCTACATCTGGTGGCGAAGGATGTGATAACATGACCGTTATCGTGGTTCAGTTCAAGAAACCAGCTTCAGCTGTCGCTACTTCTAGCACCGAGCAGTCTGCTGCCACCGCAGAAGAGATGCGGCCCAA CGAGCTCGATGGCCCA CCGTGCTGTGGAGCTCTAACCGGTGGATGA
- the LOC136550122 gene encoding probable protein phosphatase 2C 70 isoform X2, translating to MGVYLSTPKTDKLSADGENSRLRFGLSSMQGWRTTMEDAHAALPDLDDCTSFFGVYDGHGGKGVSKFCARHLHKQVLRNDANSSGDLAASVHKAFLRMDEMMKGQRGWRELTELGDKGNKISGMLEGIIWPPKGGDSDKIEEDWDTEEGPNSSFPGPTSGSTACVAVIRNDQLIVANAGDSRCVISRKGQAYNLSTDHKPNLEEEKERILGAGGFIVAGRVNASLNLSRAIGDMELKQNELLPAERQIVTAEPELKTVQLSEDDEFIVLACDGIWDCMSSQEVVDFVHKQLKTEDKLSSVCEKLLNRCVAPTSGGEGCDNMTVIVVQFKKPASAVATSSTEQSAATAEEMRPNELDGPDYPPK from the exons ATGGGGGTATACCTCAGCACGCCCAAGACGGACAAGCTCTCCGCCGATGGCGAGAACAGCCGCCTCCGGTTCGGCCTCTCCTCCATGCAGGGGTGGCGGACCACCATGGAGGACGCG CATGCTGCGTTGCCAGACCTTGATGACTGCACATCCTTTTTTGGTGTTTATGATGGCCATGGTG GAAAAGGCGTATCGAAATTCTGTGCGAGGCATTTGCATAAACAAGTGCTTAGAAATGATGCAAATTCATCCGGTGATTTGGCAGCTTCTGTCCATAAAGCTTTCTTAAG AATGGATGAGATGATGAAAGGGCAGAGGGGTTGGAGAGAACTAACTGAGCTGGGAGATAAGGGAAACAAGATCTCAGGTATGCTAGAGGGCATAATATGGCCTCCCAAGGGTGGTGATTCAGATAAGATAGAAGAAGATTGGGATACTGAGGAG GGTCCAAATTCGAGTTTTCCTGGACCAACATCTGGAAGCACAGCTTGTGTGGCTGTCATAAGAAATGATCAGCTAATTGTTGCAAATGCTGGGGATTCCCGCTGTGTTATCTCACGGAAGGGTCAG GCTTACAATTTGTCAACAGATCACAAACCAAATCTTgaggaagagaaagagaggatTTTGGGTGCTGGTGGATTTATTGTTGCCGGGCGGGTCAATGCAAGTTTGAACTTATCTAGGGCAATAG GTGACATGGAACTGAAGCAAAATGAACTTCTGCCGGCCGAGAGGCAGATCGTGACAGCTGAACCCGAATTGAAAACA GTCCAGCTCTCAGAGGATGATGAATTCATTGTTTTAGCTTGTGATGGAATTTG GGATTGCATGTCAAGTCAAGAAGTAGTTGATTTTGTACATAAACAGCTAAAGACT GAGGATAAGCTATCCAGTGTGTGTGAGAAGTTGCTCAACCGCTGTGTGGCACCTACATCTGGTGGCGAAGGATGTGATAACATGACCGTTATCGTGGTTCAGTTCAAGAAACCAGCTTCAGCTGTCGCTACTTCTAGCACCGAGCAGTCTGCTGCCACCGCAGAAGAGATGCGGCCCAA CGAGCTCGATGGCCCAGACTACCCCCCGAAGTAG
- the LOC136550122 gene encoding probable protein phosphatase 2C 70 isoform X3 — protein MGVYLSTPKTDKLSADGENSRLRFGLSSMQGWRTTMEDAHAALPDLDDCTSFFGVYDGHGGKGVSKFCARHLHKQVLRNDANSSGDLAASVHKAFLRMDEMMKGQRGWRELTELGDKGNKISGMLEGIIWPPKGGDSDKIEEDWDTEEGPNSSFPGPTSGSTACVAVIRNDQLIVANAGDSRCVISRKGQAYNLSTDHKPNLEEEKERILGAGGFIVAGRVNASLNLSRAIGDMELKQNELLPAERQIVTAEPELKTVQLSEDDEFIVLACDGIWDCMSSQEVVDFVHKQLKTEDKLSSVCEKLLNRCVAPTSGGEGCDNMTVIVVQFKKPASAVATSSTEQSAATAEEMRPKI, from the exons ATGGGGGTATACCTCAGCACGCCCAAGACGGACAAGCTCTCCGCCGATGGCGAGAACAGCCGCCTCCGGTTCGGCCTCTCCTCCATGCAGGGGTGGCGGACCACCATGGAGGACGCG CATGCTGCGTTGCCAGACCTTGATGACTGCACATCCTTTTTTGGTGTTTATGATGGCCATGGTG GAAAAGGCGTATCGAAATTCTGTGCGAGGCATTTGCATAAACAAGTGCTTAGAAATGATGCAAATTCATCCGGTGATTTGGCAGCTTCTGTCCATAAAGCTTTCTTAAG AATGGATGAGATGATGAAAGGGCAGAGGGGTTGGAGAGAACTAACTGAGCTGGGAGATAAGGGAAACAAGATCTCAGGTATGCTAGAGGGCATAATATGGCCTCCCAAGGGTGGTGATTCAGATAAGATAGAAGAAGATTGGGATACTGAGGAG GGTCCAAATTCGAGTTTTCCTGGACCAACATCTGGAAGCACAGCTTGTGTGGCTGTCATAAGAAATGATCAGCTAATTGTTGCAAATGCTGGGGATTCCCGCTGTGTTATCTCACGGAAGGGTCAG GCTTACAATTTGTCAACAGATCACAAACCAAATCTTgaggaagagaaagagaggatTTTGGGTGCTGGTGGATTTATTGTTGCCGGGCGGGTCAATGCAAGTTTGAACTTATCTAGGGCAATAG GTGACATGGAACTGAAGCAAAATGAACTTCTGCCGGCCGAGAGGCAGATCGTGACAGCTGAACCCGAATTGAAAACA GTCCAGCTCTCAGAGGATGATGAATTCATTGTTTTAGCTTGTGATGGAATTTG GGATTGCATGTCAAGTCAAGAAGTAGTTGATTTTGTACATAAACAGCTAAAGACT GAGGATAAGCTATCCAGTGTGTGTGAGAAGTTGCTCAACCGCTGTGTGGCACCTACATCTGGTGGCGAAGGATGTGATAACATGACCGTTATCGTGGTTCAGTTCAAGAAACCAGCTTCAGCTGTCGCTACTTCTAGCACCGAGCAGTCTGCTGCCACCGCAGAAGAGATGCGGCCCAA AATTTGA